A single genomic interval of Spirochaetota bacterium harbors:
- a CDS encoding haloacid dehalogenase-like hydrolase, producing MKPQYSHIVFCDFDGTITTVETFVGMCKTYAPELFDTIGKKMWAKEITIREGVRQLLESLPSSLYPQMLSYIDDKEMRAGFPEFLDYCNAHKIPVVIISGGLYDSVVRKLGYLKEKVAGVYAAKIDASGEYLKVYSDYEYEGELVAKAKIMSNYHSQCTIAIGDGPTDIEMAKYANIVFARGLLKKFLPKDKEYYEWDDFYDVMDTLSIIIEQRKFD from the coding sequence CTCTCATATAGTATTCTGTGATTTTGATGGAACCATAACAACTGTTGAAACTTTTGTTGGGATGTGTAAAACCTATGCTCCCGAGTTATTTGACACAATTGGGAAAAAGATGTGGGCAAAGGAAATAACTATCCGTGAAGGTGTTCGACAACTACTGGAGTCGTTGCCATCATCGTTATATCCACAGATGCTATCGTACATAGATGATAAAGAAATGAGAGCAGGCTTTCCGGAATTTTTGGATTACTGTAATGCTCACAAAATTCCAGTGGTAATTATTTCTGGCGGATTGTATGATAGTGTAGTGCGAAAGTTAGGATATCTGAAAGAAAAGGTAGCAGGTGTTTATGCAGCAAAGATTGATGCAAGTGGTGAGTATCTTAAAGTGTATTCTGATTACGAATATGAAGGTGAACTGGTTGCAAAAGCTAAGATCATGAGTAACTATCACTCACAATGTACAATTGCAATAGGTGATGGGCCAACTGATATTGAAATGGCAAAATATGCAAATATTGTGTTTGCAAGAGGTCTTTTAAAAAAGTTTTTGCCCAAGGACAAAGAATACTACGAGTGGGATGATTTTTATGATGTTATGGATACGC